The genome window TATCCATCCCATCCATCCGCACCCTCAGACCGAGCCCTCCTCACCGCAGTCCTCCTGGAATCACTCCGGCCTTAGGCGTCCCTGCGTCCCCGCCCAGCAGGGAACAGAGCGGAGGGGAGGGGCACCGGCAAAACCCAGTGTGGCTGCGCAGCCGCACCCCTTCACGCATGGGCGTGGCATAGCTCAGGACCGCCCCTCAACCCCCACGCAACCCTTGACGTAGCGCCTATGTCACCCATCTACAATGCAGTAGCTTTGGGTCTCAAGGAATGCTTTTGCCAACCTGGATTCCAAgctgccctctcccacccctgcATTCTGGATGAAGCTGAACTCCTGACTGACACAAGCATAAAACCACAGGATGTTGGACAATAATTTATTGagacccctccctcccagcctctccAATCCCGAGGTCACTTTCTCCGCTTGTAGATCTTGTTTGCAAGTTCCATGAAGatggatgggggcaggggagcagagcaCTGCTCTATGAGACTCTTGAGGCGGTTGTAACTGTCTTCCTCATACTTGAAGAACACAGACTGCAGATCCAGCGCCTCATACAGTGCTTTCACCCGAGCCACTTTTTCTGGGTCCTTCTGCCCATAATTCTCCTGGAAGCAGGAAAACAGCTTTACTTGGCTGGGTCCACAGGCCCTCACAACTCATTCATTCCAGATCACTGGCAAAACTCTCCTCCCTGGGGATGCAAGATACCAAGCATTGCCTCCCCCAGCCCAAAGTTCAGGTATTGGCTCGGGATTCTACTTCCTCTAGGGTGTCCCAGCCTTGACACCGCTGAGCTTGGGCAGCATGTGTTGTCTGGCATTGTCCAAAACCTTCCTGGTTCTGCCTGCTAGCCACCTTCAACACTTAGTTGCCAAATGTCGCCTGGACAGCAAAATCACCCTGCTTtcctaaccactcctcctccatcccctgaGCAAAGGGCCGTGCCACTACCAGGCCCCACGGGGGCGGGCACCTCTAAGATCTGGCGCTGTTCAGGAGAGGCTCGTtgcagacactgaaccaccagccaGCTGCATTTGTTGTCCTGGATGTCAGTGCCGACCTTGCCCGTCACACTGGGGTCGCCAAAGAGATCAAGGTAGTCGTCCTAGGCAGCAGGCGGAAATGAGAGGTGAGAAGGCTTCCAGGCCCGGAATGAGGAGACACGAACTCTGTGCTACAGGACCTTCCTACCTGGACCTGGAAGAACTCGCCCATCTCCATCAGGATCTTCAGAGCATTGGCATGTTCCTTCTCCCCATCAATGCCGGCCTGTAAGAGACAGGGGAGGCAGCATGACCACAGGCACCTTGCCCTACCTTATGCTTCCCATGGGCTGGGCTCAAATGCAGCCATTCTGAAGGCATCACGCCATCTTCCCAGGGAGCTGCAGCCATTACAGTTCCACTTCTTACAAAAAGGAAACGAAGACCTGACCTGTGAACCACCTCCGCAcggagtctcctgcctcagcctcaattTCGCTCTGCCCCTCCCACTCAGATGTATCACCCACAGGCCTCAATTCTGCTCACTTTTCAGTATCAGAGGAACAGAGGGCTTGCCCGAGGCCACACCGTTATACAGTGAATGTGTCTACTCCATGCCCTCCTGTCCCAGTGTCCCCGAGAGAAAACAGCGGAGGTGCTACTGACTCACCATGTACATGGCAGCCGCGATAGGCAGGTAGAAAGAGTAGAAAGCCGTCTTGTACTTGACGATCGATTTGTACCTGAGTCAGGGAGAAGATGCATTCATGAGAGCACGGCCCATCTTGAGTCTCTCACTGTCTAACCGTGGTTGCCAATGGCCTCACCTCTTTTCAGTGTATCTACCAAGATCCACATGGCCCTGGGGTGCTGTCATGAGGTCTAGAGTCTGCCCGATCTCAGTCTGATAGGAACTCTAGGGAGGAAGATAACACATGGTCTCGCTAAGTCAGGCTTTTTTCAGGACCAGGCAATGCTGGCATCCTGGGCCTTGCATCCCATGCAGCTGACaactaggcaggcaggcaggaggggagAGAGCAGCTCCATGCTCACAATCACATGACAGCCTTCTTCACTGCCTTTGCTTGCTATTGCACCCTTCCCAGCAGAGCACGCGCCACAGAGGCTCGAGCTACGGGGGACAGGTGTGGGTCCCCAGTCCCACTGCCATGCACCTGAAGAAAGAGCTCCAGCAGGTTCAGGTAGTAGGGCTGCTCCCTGCAATAGAACTTCAGCAGGCGGTAGATGGAGGCTTCCAGAAGCAGAGCGTCATTGATGGCATCCAAGCCTATGCCTGGCTGTTAGAACAGTGTGAAACAAGTTACTGCTGGCCagattcaaaccatcacagcagacaccccaacccctcccctgTGGCCTGTCCACCACAACCACTGCTACTTTCCCGCCTGCCTTACCTTCTGATACCAGCAGATCTGTCCCCGGCGGGTGAGGGAAGAGTCCATGATGTCATCTGACACGAGGAAGAAAGCCTGGAGCTAGGAGAGGAACAGGGTAAGACCCCAGGGCTCTGGGAGGAGCCCTCTCTCAGCAACAGCTGCTGCTCTGGCCACTGCTGGGCACTAGGTAGAAGGGCTGGCTGTGGGGACCCTGACAAATCACCAGACCTCTCTCAGATTCCACATaggcatccattttttttttttttttttttccaggctaaTGAACTAAAACACACCTCTTGCACCTCTAATGGGCTCTAGAGTCCCCGGTAGTAGGAGAGTGTAAAACAACTTCATGTGGCTCCCTCTTGTCCAAAGCATCAGTGAATTTCTACCCCAGTAAGTGACTATGTTGGCGAGTTTAAGGTCAACTTGTCAAAAGCTACAGCCATTTGGCAAGAGGGACTCTCAACTTAAAAATCGCGCTCACCAGATTGGCATGGGCAAGACTGTGAGGCATTTCCCAATGGGTGCTGCCACCCCTGGACAGGCAGTACTGGGGTGTATGAGGGAGTGGACTCAGCAAGCTATGGGAACAAACCCGTCAACATCATCCTGCATGGATGGCATCTGCACTGACACCCTGACTCCCTGCAGGGATGAACTGACAAACACTTCCAGGAGCACCACCCTGGCTACCAATGGCTTTTCCCTTTGGAGGGAGCCTAGCTCCTTACATGGCCAAGGACCTGCACTTCTGCCCTTACCTCTGTCCCAGGTGCTGAGATCAATTATCTGCTGCCGTGCCTGCTTCTGTACACGGCTGGGTGCTGAACCCAGGAACTTcatgctaccaactgagccactCTGCCTGCCAGTAAATGCTCTCCAATCTCAGCAAAGGGCTCCCTTGCTGGCCCCTGAGAAATCCCCAGAGTCTAGCCCTGACCTCAGAGTGGTGCCTCCCCAGAGCTCACTCTTAAGGAGATGGAAGACCGAATACTCAACAACACCCATGACACTTCTGGATTGTTTCCTTGAGACAGCCTCACTatgaaggccaggctggctgggcggtggtggcgcactcctttaatcccagcacttgggaggcagaggcaggcggatttccaagttcaaggccagcctggtctacaaagtgagttccaggacagccagggctacacagagaaaccctgtctcaaaaaagccaaaaccaaaaaaaaaaaaccaaagggcaGGAATGTAGTTAAGGGATAAGAGTGTGTTTAtaaggtggctggagagatggctcaatggttaagaacaccgactgctcttccaaaggtcgtgagttcaaatcccagcaaccacatggtgtctcacaaccatccgtaatgagatctgacgccctcttctggtgcatctaaagacagctCAGTGTACTTAGAGTGTGTTTATAATAGACAAGACCCTGAGCTTCATCACCACCTTGGAAACCCCTCACCCACCcagaaaataaaagtcacagaCATTCAAGAGCCAGGACTGAAACAAGTTAGAGCCACAGGTGGGGACACATGCCCTATCTTAGGGAAGCATCTTTCACTTGGCTCCAGAACATCATTTCCGTAAGTGAACATGTCGTCAAAgacttttgtatgtgtatgagttgtTTACATGTATGTTGTTATAGATGTGtagaaatgtgtgcatgtattgtaCATGCATGTTTCACATATGCATCTgctctgtgtacatgtgttacAAATACATTCATGTGGAGATCAGGTCAacattggatgtcttcctcaTTTGGGGTGGGGTTCTCTGAGatgtctttctcatttttttaaattttgtatatcaTACTTCTGATACCaatctttatgtattttttcataCATTTGATAGAAATGaaaagctagaaagaaaaaaaagagaatgaacatTTCATGAGTTTGTCATCCTTGCaaaggggccatgctaatcttctctgtgttGTTACAATTTCAGTTCACATGCTACCAAACCGAGCACTCTTTTATACACACTGGTGTTGGTCTGCAAGTCTGTCTGTcaatcatgtgcatgcctggagcccaccgaggccagaagagggtatcggatcccataGGTCTgaagttacatatggttgtgaggcATCATATGGGCACTAGCCACTGAACCCCAGTGCCTCtcaaccactgacccatctctccagccctcccaccctatcctttgagacagggtctatcacTGACACTGCATCGGACTGGCCGACAAGCTCCAGGGACCTgcatctctccccaccccaggaaGGGTATTACAGACGCACATGGCTGTTAAATGGATAGTGAGGAACTGAACACAACTGAACACAAGTGTTACTGCCTGCCCGGCACTGACAGAGCTGCTGCTGAGTCTTccgtgcatgtgtctgtgtcacACGTGTTTACACGGGTATCTGGGCTGGGCACATACAAGCATCAGGTGTCCTCCACATTCTCCACCCtcctttttttttggagataaaCCTTTCACTGAGCCTGGCACTGACTGACTGCTAACCTAGCttgccagtgagctctggggacctgcctgtctccgtGCCCAGCACTCGGTGGCCGTATGTATTACACACGTGTCCCAGTCACCACACAGATGTATGCATCAGTGAGAGCATGAGCCCAGGGAGCAGAAGCCAAAGGAAGATGCAGATGCCTCGCCCGTCACCTCGCCCGTCACAGCAATGCTTTCctttgaaacaggctctcactGAGCCAGGCAGCCCAGCCAGCCTCTTGCCTCTACCTACCGCAGAGAATGTATTCACCGCCACAGCTGGACTTTCACATGGCCCTGGCATCCAAATTTGGCTCTCCTGCTTGGATAACCAATGCACTCACCGGCCAAGCCGGTAaaactatttctttccttttctttctttctttctttctttctttctttctttctttctttctttctttcaagtttaGGAAATTTAAGGTTTCTGTTATTTGGAACAAGAGTTTCttgagtagctctggctgtcctagaacctactctgtaaatcagtctagcctagaactcaaaaagatccacttgcctctgctcccAGTGATGAGAccaaaggtgtggaccaccaccaccatctggtaagatttaaagttaatatttctgaaaattctcTGTGCCCACCTGTCAGTCCCTGAAGTGAATCACACTGCCTAAATGTGACTATAGCACAcgagagacacagaaacaccaACGCAAGCAAGAAACAAGCTTAGTCTCCTCATCGAGGAACCCAAGTGCAGGACCCTCTGCTCCTCTGGACCGCTCTTACCAGCTCTACACACCAGCCCACCGTCAGGGCCCGCTGAAGACTCTCAGCATCCTGTTTCTTCGGCTCCACCAGCTCCTGGAAGGCTTGTACCACGGTCATACCCCGGTTGTACTTGCCACCTAAGGCGTTGTACTCTAGGACCTGAGGCAGGATGAGAAGACATCAGGGTCCACACAGCGGGGACCTGAAGAgatttttcccttctccctctttgaACCCCAACTCCCCTTGGAGAGCCCCTGGATCACTCCCCTCTTCATTCCTTCTCCAAAGCCCTATGGCATGTGGCACCCAAGGACCTGCTCCATAACATACACCCAAGACTTCCCCAAGCGGAGAACTGGGACCACCTGCCAACAATCCTGTGTTGCAGACAGGGGTCCTGGTGTGGAGGGATGGCTGACGCCTAtcatctcagtactcaggaggaggaggcaggcaggcaggctacaTGAGTCTGAGGCCGGCCTCAGACAGTTAATGAGTTCCAGAAAAGAAACACTAGGGGGAAATAGGTAACTCAAGTAGAAGGGGCTTTCTAACAATACAGTAACTTCCCTCAGGCCCCAGTGCCAACAGCCTCTTGGTATCTACTAAGATTCATCCTATCATGGTTTCAGGGCATGATCGCAAACTTCACTAGGTCCAAGGCTACCTTCAAGCAAAGCTGTCTGGATGGTCTAAAGTCACTGAGCCCAACATCAGGGAGGGCTGAAGTGCGGCAGGGACCCATCTACTCCAGAGACTCAGGTAAAACCCGTCACTTCGCTCTCATCGAAACCCTCATGAATGCACACCTCTACCGGGCTTCTTCAGTCCCGAATCCCTCACCTCCTTGAGCCGGGCAATAGCATCTCCTGTCTCTGGGTGTCCCAGCTCATCCTCAGTCAGCACCTTGACGATCTGGGAGAAGTGCTGGATGAAATTCTGCTTTTCTTGGTTATAAACATCCAATTTCTGGTTCCCATTCATTCTGACAGAGGAGCTAAACGCTCTgaggggaaaacacacacacacacacacacacacacacatgagagggTGGCTCGGCGCTACCCTCCCCGAAGCCCCACACCCCAACCACACTCACCGAGGCTCCTCTGTCCACACTTGGCACCACCAGCGGGCACTGTGCCAGGCCCCCAGGACTGGACACCCATATGCCAGGGAGGGTCGTTGTAGGAAACCAAGCCACCTCTCCCGGGGTGCCCAGCAAGGGGCTGGCAGCAGGAAGACCCCCAGAGATCTCAGCCAGCGGGACAGGGGCA of Mus pahari chromosome 4, PAHARI_EIJ_v1.1, whole genome shotgun sequence contains these proteins:
- the Fdps gene encoding farnesyl pyrophosphate synthase isoform X3, yielding MTVVQAFQELVEPKKQDAESLQRALTVGWCVELLQAFFLVSDDIMDSSLTRRGQICWYQKPGIGLDAINDALLLEASIYRLLKFYCREQPYYLNLLELFLQSSYQTEIGQTLDLMTAPQGHVDLGRYTEKRYKSIVKYKTAFYSFYLPIAAAMYMAGIDGEKEHANALKILMEMGEFFQVQDDYLDLFGDPSVTGKVGTDIQDNKCSWLVVQCLQRASPEQRQILEENYGQKDPEKVARVKALYEALDLQSVFFKYEEDSYNRLKSLIEQCSAPLPPSIFMELANKIYKRRK
- the Fdps gene encoding farnesyl pyrophosphate synthase isoform X2, with translation MNGNQKLDVYNQEKQNFIQHFSQIVKVLTEDELGHPETGDAIARLKEVLEYNALGGKYNRGMTVVQAFQELVEPKKQDAESLQRALTVGWCVELLQAFFLVSDDIMDSSLTRRGQICWYQKPGIGLDAINDALLLEASIYRLLKFYCREQPYYLNLLELFLQSSYQTEIGQTLDLMTAPQGHVDLGRYTEKRYKSIVKYKTAFYSFYLPIAAAMYMAGIDGEKEHANALKILMEMGEFFQVQDDYLDLFGDPSVTGKVGTDIQDNKCSWLVVQCLQRASPEQRQILEENYGQKDPEKVARVKALYEALDLQSVFFKYEEDSYNRLKSLIEQCSAPLPPSIFMELANKIYKRRK
- the Fdps gene encoding farnesyl pyrophosphate synthase isoform X1 codes for the protein MPLSRWLRSLGVFLLPAPCWAPRERWLGFLQRPSLAYGCPVLGAWHSARWWCQVWTEEPRAFSSSVRMNGNQKLDVYNQEKQNFIQHFSQIVKVLTEDELGHPETGDAIARLKEVLEYNALGGKYNRGMTVVQAFQELVEPKKQDAESLQRALTVGWCVELLQAFFLVSDDIMDSSLTRRGQICWYQKPGIGLDAINDALLLEASIYRLLKFYCREQPYYLNLLELFLQSSYQTEIGQTLDLMTAPQGHVDLGRYTEKRYKSIVKYKTAFYSFYLPIAAAMYMAGIDGEKEHANALKILMEMGEFFQVQDDYLDLFGDPSVTGKVGTDIQDNKCSWLVVQCLQRASPEQRQILEENYGQKDPEKVARVKALYEALDLQSVFFKYEEDSYNRLKSLIEQCSAPLPPSIFMELANKIYKRRK